From the genome of Nitrososphaerales archaeon:
ACAGAACCTTCCTTTCCGACGATTATACTATCGATGGGTATAGGTGTTGGCTTACTGTACCCTTTTGCAGATTCACCAAGTACCGATAAAACACTCTCCCAAAGCTTACTAGGATTTAGTAAATGTGGTAATCCCCTCTCATGAACTATTACCTTTGCATTCGGAAAATTTCTTAACAGTAAGTTTACCCCGCCTGCGTGGTCTAGATGAATATGAGTTATAGCGATGTAATCGATATCAATTCCAAGCTCTTTTAAGATTCTTATAAGATCTTCGGTAACGATATCATAGCCAGCATCGATGATCATCTTCTTTTCATCATTTATGAGATAAACATTTATCGATGGTAAATGTGGGAATTCCGATGGAGGGTTTAGCTTAATCATATATACATTCGATGTAACCCTTTGCACACCCATTCGATAATCGATCTATACGAATCATGCTATTTATCCTTTAATATAAGTCGAATAAAATATCAAATTACCATCTCATCGAGCCTGAGCATAGATTAGAAAATGTTAAAAGATACCTCTTAAAGAGTTAGTATAAGCTAATAGGATGGAAATCAAGGTTTTAGGCGGTGCTAGGGAGGTAGGCAGATCTGCATTCCTTGTGAAGGGTAGTGGAACCTCTATCTTACTAGATTTTGGGGTACTTATTCATACCAAAGAACCGATCTTTCCCATCCATATCCAACGTAGAGATGTGGATGCGGTCCTATTGAGCCATGCACATCTGGACCATTCTGGCGCGATCCCTCTTTTATTCTTTAAGGATCATGTAAAGCTATACACTACAGATTTAACGTCTGAATTAACTAAGTTATTGATCGAGGACTTTTTAAAGGTTTCAGGTTTCTATTTACCATTCGAATATCCCGAACTTAAGAATATGATGAGGAATGTGGTTCATGTTCATTATGATGAGAAGGTGAAGATTGGAGAATTTGAAGTGACATTCTTTGAAGCTGGTCACATAGCTGGTGGTGCTTCTATTATAGTCGAAAATGGGGGAAAGAGGCTGCTCTATACAGGTGATATGAACGCTCATGAAACCCGATTGTTGAGAGGTGCTGTAACCGACTTTGGTGAATTGGATTTTATAATCACTGAAAGTACTTACGCTCTAACAGACCATCCATCTAGAGAAGAAGTTGAACGTGAATTTGTGGAATTTGCGAAAGAGGTTGTGGAGCGTGGTGGAACCCTCCTCGTTCCAGCCTTCGCTGTGGGAAGGTCACAAGAGATTGCCTGTGTGTTAAAATCTGCAAAATTTCCATATCGAATAGCTATGGATGGAATGGCATTAAAGGCGAATGAAATTCACCTTAATCATCCAGAGTATCTACGTGACCCTGAACTCTTGCGCAAGAGTCTTGAAGATGTAGAGTTTATTTCAAGTTGGAGTGAGAGGAGGCGTATCGTAAAAACACCCTCGGTGATCATTTCACCTGCAGGTATGTTGGGAGGGGGTGCTGCCGTATTCTACAATAGTGAAGTCGCTAAAAGTTCTAAAAATGCTATCGCTATTGTATCTTACCAGATAGCAGATACACCGGGCCGTATCCTTCTCGATAAAGGCTTGGCTTTGGTAGATGGCAAATTAAAAAAGGTGAAGGCTGAAATTAGGAGGTTTGACTTTTCTTCACACAGTGGAAGGGCGGAGTTATTTGAGATGTTCGAAAAGATTAAAGGAGCTCCAAAGGTTATTACGATACATGGCGAGGAAATTGCTTGTGTAAAGTTTGCGGAAGAGTTAAGAGAAAGGTTTGGTCTAGAAGCTGTAGCACCTA
Proteins encoded in this window:
- a CDS encoding MBL fold metallo-hydrolase, with the protein product MEIKVLGGAREVGRSAFLVKGSGTSILLDFGVLIHTKEPIFPIHIQRRDVDAVLLSHAHLDHSGAIPLLFFKDHVKLYTTDLTSELTKLLIEDFLKVSGFYLPFEYPELKNMMRNVVHVHYDEKVKIGEFEVTFFEAGHIAGGASIIVENGGKRLLYTGDMNAHETRLLRGAVTDFGELDFIITESTYALTDHPSREEVEREFVEFAKEVVERGGTLLVPAFAVGRSQEIACVLKSAKFPYRIAMDGMALKANEIHLNHPEYLRDPELLRKSLEDVEFISSWSERRRIVKTPSVIISPAGMLGGGAAVFYNSEVAKSSKNAIAIVSYQIADTPGRILLDKGLALVDGKLKKVKAEIRRFDFSSHSGRAELFEMFEKIKGAPKVITIHGEEIACVKFAEELRERFGLEAVAPKPGDTFTV